In Rhodanobacter humi, the genomic stretch CGGGCGCTGGAGGCGCGGCTGGCCGGGCAGCCGGTCGATCTTGTACTGTCCGACATGGCCCCCAATATGAGTGGTGTGGCGCTGGCCGACCAGATCCGTGCGATGGACCTGGCCGAGCTTGCGCTGGATTTTTCCCGGCAGTGGCTGAAACCGGGCGGCGCGTTCCTGATCAAGCTGTTCCAGGGCGCTGGCTTCGACGATTACATTCGCAGCTTGCGCGCGGACTTCTCGCGCGTGACGATGCGTAAACCAAAGGCCTCGCGCGCACGTTCGCGCGAGGTGTACGCACTGGCGACCGGCCGCAAGGCCGTCGCCGTGCAACCGGGCGGGAACCGCGCATGAACGAAACAGCGAAAAACGTGTTGCTCTGGGTCATCATCGCGGTGGTGCTGTTCACCGTGTTCCAGAGCTTCAACCCGCACGGTGCCGGGTCGTCGAACATGGCCTACTCGAGCTTCGTGCAGAGCGTGGCCAACGGCAACGTCTCCAGCGCGGTGATCAGCGCCGACTCGCCACCCGCCATCAGCGGCAAGCTGAAGGACGGTTCGAGCTATCGCACGGTGGCGCCGATGCTGGGCTTCTCCACCAACCAGGTGGTGAAGCAGATGCAGGACAAGGGCGTGGAAGTGCGCCAGGACCCGGCCGAGGGCTTCTCGCTGCTGGGCCTGCTGGTGAGCTGGCTGCCGGTGCTGCTGATCGTGGGCGTGTTCATCTGGTTCATGCGCCAAATGCAGTCCGGCGGCGGCGGGCGCGGTGCGATGAGCTTTGGCCGTTCGCGCGCCAAATTGCAGGGCGAGGACCAGATCAAGGTCAACTTCAGCGACGTGGCCGGTTGCGACGAGGCCAAGGAGGAGGTCGGCGAGCTGGTCGAGTTCCTGCGCGATCCGTCCAAGTTCCAGAAGCTGGGCGGCAAGATCCCGCGCGGCGTGCTGATGGTGGGCCCACCCGGTACCGGCAAGACCCTGCTGGCCAAGGCCATCGCGGGCGAGGCCAAGGTGCCGTTCTTCGCGATCTCCGGCTCGGACTTCGTGGAGATGTTCGTCGGCGTCGGCGCCAGTCGCGTGCGCGACATGTTCGAGCAGGCCAAGAAGCATGCGCCCTGCATCATCTTCATCGACGAGATCGACGCGGTCGGCCGCCATCGCGGCGCCGGCCTCGGCGGCGGTCATGACGAGCGCGAGCAGACGCTGAACCAGTTGCTGGTCGAGATGGACGGTTTCGAGGGCTCGGAAGGCATCATCGTGATCGCCGCGACGAACCGCCCCGACGTGCTCGATCCCGCGTTGCTGCGTCCGGGTCGCTTCGATCGCCAGGTGGTGGTGGGCCTGCCCGACGTGCGCGGCCGCGAGCAGATCCTCAAGGTGCACATGCGCAAGGTGCCGACCGCCAGCGACGTCGACGCGATGACCATCGCGCGCGGCACGCCGGGCTTCTCCGGCGCCGACCTCGCCAACCTGGTCAACGAGGCCGCGCTGTACGCCGCGCGCGAGAACGCACGCGAGGTGCGCATGGTCCACCTGGACAAGGCGCGCGACAAGATCCTGATGGGCACCGAGCGTCGCTCGATGGCGATGAGCGAGGACGAGAAGAAGCTCACCGCCTTCCACGAGGCCGGCCATGCCATCGTGGGCCGCCTGGTGCCCGAGCACGACCCGGTCTACAAGGTCACCATCATCCCGCGCGGCCGTGCACTGGGCGTCACCATGTACCTGCCGGAAGGCGACAAGTACAGCATGAACAAGGTGGCGATCGAGTCGCAGCTGTGCTCGCTGTACGGCGGCCGTGTGGCCGAGGAGCTGATCTTCGGCACCGACAAGGTCACCACCGGCGCATCGAACGACATCGAGCGGGCCACCAAGATGGCGCGCAACATGGCCACCAAGTGGGGTCTCTCCGACGAACTCGGCCCGATAACCTACGGCGAGGACGAAGATGAGGTGTTCCTGGGTCGCTCGGTGACCCAGCACAAGAGCATCTCCAACGAGACCGCGAGCAAGATCGACGAGGTGGTGCGCGGCATCCTCGATCGCGCCTACGCCCGCAGCACGCAGCTGCTGACCGACAACCTCGACAAGCTGCACGCGATGGCCGAGGCGCTGCTGCAGTACGAGACGATCGACGCGCACCAGATCGACGACATCATGGCCGGCCGCCAGCCGGGTCCGCCCGCCGACTGGAACCGCAACACCAGCGGCGGCTCCACGCCGCCCCCGCCCCCGCCGAAGGGCGGAGATCCCACGCTGGGCAAGGTGGGCGATCCGGCGACCCAGAACCGCTCCGGCCTGGATGCCTGAATCGGACGTCTGGACGTCCATACGATCGAGAGCGGCGGATCATGCGAAGGGAGCGGCGACGTCCGCTCCCTTCGTCGTTTGCGCATCGCCGGAATCGCGCCATCGGTCGCCGAGCTCGACGGGGCCTTCGCGTGACGAAGTGCGGCGAGGGCAGGGTGCCGGTAACGCATGTGAAAAAATATTCACGAAAGGTGTTGACCTTCGCGGCACGACCCTGAATAATTCCGCTCCTCGCTTCGGCGGTTCGGGAAACCGGTCGACGGAGTGGCAAGTTCAGTGCGCGCCCGTAGCTCAGTTGGATAGAGTACCTGGCTACGAACTAGGTGGTCGGGAGTTCGAATCTCTCCGGGCGCGCCATTTTGTACTGCAAGGCGTGGTGTTCGCGCTTCGTCTTGCTTCCGCGGAACAGGCGATGTGCCGATGCCGTGGACGGTGGGCAAGGTGCCCTGAGCGATGCTTGCGGATTGACGGTTGGCATGGTCGCCCGTAGCATTCCAAGGCTCCGTTGATGAAGGCTGTCGCGGGCTCGTTCGGGGTATAGCTCAGTCTGGTAGAGCGTTGCGTTTGGGACGCAAAAGTCGGGGGTTCGAATCCCTCTGCCCCGACCAGTTGCGTGTTCTGCCGTCGGCGTCCGCGCCTGTAGCTCAACCGGATAGAGCATCGGCCTTCTAAGCCGACGGTTGCAGGTTCGAGTCCTGTCGGGCGCACCAGTTAAGTGTTTCATGGTGGGCGTAGCTCAGCTGGTTAGAGTCCCGGATTGTGATTCCGGTTGTCGTGGGTTCGAATCCCATCGCTCACCCCAAATTGAAGTTTCAGGGCCGTTAGCTCAGTTGGTAGAGCAGTTGACTCTTAATCAATTGGTCGTAGGTTCGAATCCTACACGGCCCACCAATTTGCCAAGCGCCGACCCTTGCGGTCGGCGCTTCGTTTTTGGGCCGCGCAAAGCCGGGCCGATGTGCGCCGCATGCTTGTGCTGCGGCTTGGCGCGCCCGTACAATGAACCGCTTTAGCGCTGGGTAATCATCGACTTAGGCTGCGGCGGGGCAGATGTGGCGCGTGCGCCGTGGCTGCCTCGGCGGCCGGGCTGGGCAAGGCGAAAGTGGCGGAACTGGTAGACGCACCAGATTTAGGTTCTGGCGACCGTGAGGTCTTGCGGGTTCGAGTCCCGCCTTTCGCACCACGCCACGATGGTTTTCCGGCGCCTTAACGGTTGCCGCCAAGGCGCCCGCCGGGTGCCACAACAATCAGGTTCCAGGAGACGACATGCAGGTTTCGGTTGAGAACATCGGCACGCTCGAGCGCAAGCTCACGGTGAAGTTTCCCGCCGAGCGTTACGAGACGCAGGTGAGCGCGCGCATCGCGGAGCTGGGGCGCACGGTACGCCTGAAGGGTTTTCGTCCGGGCAAGGTGCCGGTAGCCGTCATCAAGCAGCGTTTCGGCGAGCAGGTGCGCGGCGAAGTGTTGTCCGACCTGATCGGCAGCACGCTGCGCGAGGCGGTGACGCAGGAGAAGCTGCAGCCGGTCGCGAACCCCGCGATCGACACCACCGGCAAGCCGGAGAATGGCGAGATCGCCTACACCGCCACGTTCGAGGTGATGCCCGAGTTCCCCGAAGTCGATGTCGCCACGCTGGAGATCAAGCGTCCGCAGGCCGAGGTGGCCGACGCCGATGTGGAGAAGATGCTGGAAACGCTGCGCCAGCAGCGCCGCAGCTTCGAGCTGGTCGAGCGCGCCTCGGCCGAAGGCGACTTCGTGATGTTCGAGTATGCCGCGCAGGCTGGCGACTACCGCTTCCCGGCCGAGGGCCTGGAGCGTGCGGGCAGCGTGCTGGGTTCGGGCAACCTGTTCAAGGCGCTGGACGAAGCGCTGACCGGTCGCAAGGCCGACGACAGCTACGAGGCCGACATCGAGTTCCCGGCGGACTTCCGCAACGAGAGCCTGGCCGGCAAGAGCGCCAAGGTGAGCTTCAAGATCGTCAAGGTGCAGGAGCCGAAGCTGCCGGAAGTCGACGCGGAGTTCGCCAAGCTCTTCGGCATCGCCGACGGCGACCTGGAGCATTTCCGCAAGGAAGTCCGTGCCAATCTCGAGCGCGAGCTGAAGGCCGCGCTGATGGGCCGGCTGAAGTCCGAGGTGGCCGAGAAGCTGGCCGACGCACACCTCGCGCTGGACGTGCCGAAGCTGATGGTGCAGTCCGAGGCGCAGGCGATGGCCGCGGGCAGCGTGCCGCGTGGCCAGCAGGCGCCGCCGCAGCTGGTCGAGGCCGCGCTGCCGATGGCGCGCAAGCGCGTGATCGCCGGCCTGCTGATGGGCGAGATCGCCCGCAAGCAGGAGCTGAAGATCGACCGCAAGCGCGTGGCCGAGCAGCTCGCCGCGATCGCCTCGACCTACGAGGAGCCGGAAAAGGTCATTGAACTCTACAACGGCGACCCCCAGTTGATGTCAGGGCTGCAGAACCGCGTGATGGAAGACCAGGTGGCCGAGTGGGTGGCGGAGCACGCCAATACCACCAACCTCGACCTGAGCTTCGACGAGGTGATGCGCCCCGCGGGCGCCTGACGATCAGGTATCCGCCCGCCGGGTCTGGCGCAGGCCGGACCCGGTGGCATACTTCAGGCACATCAACGAGAGAGCGCAAACACCATGGAACCGATTCAGAACCTCAACCTGGTGCCGATGGTCGTCGAGCAGACTGCCCGCGGCGAGCGCTCCTACGACATCTACTCGCGCCTGCTCAAGGAACGGGTGATCTTCCTGGTGGGCGAGGTCAACGACCAGGTGGCGAACCTGCTGGTCGCGCAGATGCTGTTCCTGGAGTCGGAGAATCCGGACAAGGACATCCACCTGTACATCAACAGCCCGGGCGGTGCGGTCACGGCGGGGCTGGCGATCTACGACACCATGCAGTACATCAAGCCCGACGTCAGCACCATGTGCATCGGCCAGGCCTGCAGCGCCGCCTCGCTGCTGCTGATGGCCGGCGCCAAGGGCAAGCGCTACTCGCTGCCGAATTCGCGCGTGATGATCCACCAGCCGTCGGGCGGCGCCCGTGGCCAGGCCACCGACATCGAGATCCAGGCGCAGGAAATCCTGTACCTGCGCCGGCGCCTGAACGACATCTACGTTCAGCACACCGGCCAGCCGCTGGAAAAGATCGAGCGCGACATGGAGCGCGACCGCTTCATGAGCGCCGAGGCGGCGCGCGAATACGGCCTGATCGACGCGGTGCTCGACCGCCGCGCCGTCGACACGGTCAAGTCGGCCTGAGAGTGTCCTTGCGATCATCCCTGATCGCGAAGGTCAAACGGGCGGCCATCCTTGGCCGCACTCTTCACGGTTGGGTCCCCAGGGCTCCGCATCTGCGGGCAGATGCGGAGCCCTGTGCTATTCTCGGCCGCAACCTGAATCACCCGGTTTCACCAGCGGAATCGAAAGTATGAGCGACGATCGGCAGGGGCGTTCCAGCGACGGCGGGAAAATTCTCTACTGCTCTTTCTGCGGCAAGAGTCAGCATGAGGTGCGCAAGCTGATCGCGGGTCCGTCCGTGTTCATCTGCGACGAGTGCGTGGAGCTGTGCAACGACATCATCCGCGAGGAGCTGGAGGAGAAGGCCGCCTCCGGCCGCACCCAGCTGCCCAAGCCCAAGGAGATCCGCGAGTCGCTCGACCAGTACGTGGTGGGCCAGACCCGCGCCAAGAAGGCGCTGGCGGTGGCGGTGTACAACCACTACAAGCGCATGGAATCGCGCCAGAAGAACGACGACATCGAGCTGGGCAAGTCCAACATCCTGCTGATCGGCCCCACCGGCTCCGGCAAGACCCTGCTCGCCGAGACGCTGGCGCGCCTGCTCAACGTGCCGTTCACCATCGCCGACGCCACCACGCTGACCGAGGCCGGTTACGTGGGCGAGGACGTCGAGAACATCATCCAGAAGCTGTTGCAGAAGTGCGACTACGACGTCGAGAAGGCGCAGTCGGGCATCGTCTACATCGACGAGATCGACAAGATCTCGCGCAAGAGCGAGAATCCGTCGATCACCCGCGACGTCTCGGGCGAGGGCGTGCAGCAGGCACTGCTGAAACTGATCGAGGGCACCCTGGCCTCGGTGCCGCCGCAGGGCGGCCGCAAGCATCCGCAGCAGGAATTCCTGCAGGTGGACACCAAGAACATCCTGTTCATCTGCGGCGGCGCGTTCGCGGGGCTGGAGAAAGTGATCCAGCAGCGCTCCGAGAACACCGGCATCGGCTTCGGCGCCGAGGTACGCAGCAAGGAGCGCACCCAGAACCTCGGCAAGACGCTGGCCGACGTGGAGCCGGCGGACCTGGTGAAGTTCGGCCTGATCCCCGAGTTCGTCGGCCGCCTGCCGGTGGTCGCCACGCTGGACGAGCTGGACGAGCCGGCGCTGGTGAAGATCCTCACCGAGCCGAGGAACGCCGTCACCAAGCAGTTCAAGAAGCTGTTCGAGATGGAAGAGGTGGAGCTGGAGTTCCGCCCCGAGGCGCTGCAGGCGATCGCCAAGAAGGCGCTCAAGCGCAAGACCGGCGCCCGCGGCCTGCGCACCATCCTCGAACAGGTGCTGCTGGACACCATGTACGAGCTGCCGTCGCTGGAGCATGTCAGCAAGGTGGTGGTGGACGACGCGGTGATCGATGGCCAGGCCGAGCCCTACCTGATCTACCGCGGCAACCTGCAGCAGCGCGTGGCGGGCGATGGCGGCGACGCCGCCTGATCGTCGCCGGCTTCACGTGAACGGCTCCGGCGTCCGCGCCGGGGCCGTTTTGTTTTGCGCGCGTCCCTCGCGCCGCACCGCCCGGCGCCCGGCAGGGCGTACGGGGCGGGCCCTGCCGTTCCCCGGCAAAGCTTGCGTACCGACGGGTTCGCCACCACTTGACGTGTCATGGTGCCCGGCGCAGTGTCGGGCTTGTCCCACCGGATTCCCGTGAGAACCCCTCGATGGCCAAGAACGCCCCTACGCCTGCCGTAATCGACACGCTACCCGTGCTGCCGCTGCGCGACGTGGTGGTCTATCCGCACATGGTCATCCCGCTGTTCGTGGGCCGCGACAAGTCCATGCGCGCGCTCGAGCGCGCGATGGAGAGTGAACGGCAGATCCTGCTGGTGGCGCAGAAGAGCCCGGACATCGACGATCCGGCGGTGGATGACCTGCAGCAGATCGGCACGCTGGCCGGCGTGCTGCAATTGCTGAAGCTGCCCGACGGCACGGTGAAGGTGCTGGTCGAGGGCCAGTCGCGTGTGTCCATCGAGGACTGCCACGAGGATGGTGGCATGCTGGTTGCACGCTCGCGCGTGATCGCGCCGGTCTACAGTGTCAAGGAGCGTGAGCTGGACGTGGTCTCGCGCACCCTGATCTCGCTGTTCGAGCAACTGGTGAAGCAGAGCCGCAAGCTCCCGCCGGAAGTGCTGGCGAGCCTGTCCGGCATCGAGGATCCCTCGCGCGTGGCCGACTCGATCGCCGCGCATCTGTCCGTGCGCATGGCGGACAAGCAGAAGGTGCTGGAAACCGCCGACGTGGGCGAGCGGCTCGAACTGCTGATCGGCCTGGTCGACGGCGAGATGGACCTGCAGCAGGTGGAGAAGCGCATCCGCGGCCGCGTCAAGTCGCAGATGGAGAAGAGCCAGCGCGAGTACTACCTCAACGAGCAGATGAAGGCGATCCAGAAGGAACTGGGCGAAGGCGAGGACGGGCCGAACGAGGTCGAGGAGCTGCAGAAGAAGATCGAGAACGCCGGCATGCCGAAGGCGGTGCTGGCCAAGGCGCGGCAGGAATTCGGCAAGCTGCGCCAGATGTCGCCGATGTCGGCCGAGGCCACGGTGGTGCGCAACTACCTGGACTGGCTGGTCGGCGTGCCGTGGAAGAAGCGCAGCAAGGTGCGCAAGGACCTGGCGCTGGCGCAGCAGGTGCTGGATGCCGACCATTTCGGCCTGGAGAAGGTCAAGGACCGCATCCTCGAATACCTCGCCGTGCAGCATCGCGTGTCGGTGATGAAGGGGCCGATCCTGTGCCTGGTCGGTCCGCCCGGTGTGGGCAAGACCTCGCTCGGCCAGTCGATCGCCAAGGCGACCAACCGGAAATTCGTGCGCATGAGCCTGGGTGGCGTGCGTGACGAGGCCGAGATTCGTGGTCATCGCCGCACCTACATCGGCTCGATGCCGGGCCGCATCGTGCAGAACCTCAACAAGTCGGGCAGCAAGAACCCGCTGTTCGTGCTGGACGAAATCGACAAGATGTCGATGGACTTCCGCGGCGATCCGTCCTCGGCGCTGCTGGAAGTGCTCGACCCCGAGCAGAACCATGCGTTCAATGACCATTATCTCGAAGTCGATCTCGACCTCTCCGAGGTGATGTGGATCGCCACCGCGAATTCGCTGAACATCCCGGGCCCGCTGCTCGACCGCATGGAGGTGATCCGCATCCCCGGCTATACCGAGGATGAGAAGCTGGCGATCGCGCAGAAGTACCTGCTGCCGAAGCAGCTCAAGGCGAACGGCCTGAAGACCGAGGAACTGAGCGTGGCGGAGGAGGCCGTACGCGACATCGTGCGCTACTACACGCGCGAGTCCGGCGTGCGCAGCCTCGAACGCGAGATCTCCAAGATCTGCCGCAAGGTGGTGAAGGAGCTCACTCTGGGCGAGGTGCGCAAGGCCAAGGGCAAGGCCAAGCCGGCCGCGGCGAAACCCGCGAAGGGCAAGGCGAAGGCCGTGGCGGCGGTGGTGGTGGATTCGGCGAATCTCGACCATTACCTCGGCGTGCGCCGCTTCGATTTCGGCCGCAAGGAACTGCAGAACGAAGTGGGCTTGGTCACCGGCCTGGCCTGGACCCAGGTGGGCGGCGAATTGCTCAGCATCGAGGCCTCGGTAGTGGCCGGCAAGGGCCGGCTGGTGCATACCGGCCAGCTCGGCGACGTGATGAAGGAATCCATCCAGGCCGCGCTGTCGGTGGTGCGCGCGCGGGTGGACTTGCTCGGCATCGATCCCGAGTTCCACCAGAAGTTCGACATCCACGTGCACGTGCCGGAGGGCGCCACACCGAAAGACGGTCCCAGCGCCGGCATCGGCATGTGCACCGCGCTGGTGTCCGCGCTCACCAAGGTGCCGGTGCGTTCGGAAGTGGCGATGACCGGCGAGATCACCCTGCGCGGGCGCGTGCTGCCGATCGGCGGTCTGAAGGAGAAACTGCTGGCCGCGCATCGCGGCGGCATCACCACGGTGATCATTCCCGAGGACAACCAGAAGGACCTGGCCGACATGCCGGCCAACATCACCTCCTCGCTGGAGATCCACCCGGTGCGCTGGATCGACGAGGTGCTGGATATCGCGCTGGAGCGCCCGCTGCAGCCGAACGAGGCGAGGCCGGAGTCGCACGCCGCGCGCGAGGAACCGGCGGACGCCGACGAGGCGGAGTCGCACGCGCGCCCTCACTGAGTCGGTTCGCACGCAAGGCGTGACAGTATCCCGAAGTGGACACGGCGCCTTGCGTTTTCATGTGTTACGGGGAATCCGCAGGCGTTGCGGGTGTTTTGTGATGCAGTCGCCGGCAATTCGCCGTCACCGCTGCATGTGGCCTGAAAACCTTGCTGCAGCTTGTATTGCGGTGTTCGGCGAGGCACTGGTATAAAGGCGAAACCGCAATCCCGGCGCCTGCTGCATGTGACCGTGATGCGGGGTTGCGTTACGGCGCCAAGCGGGTACCAACCATCCACGGCGGCTGCGTGCGCCCATGCCACGGGGCGAGCCTGCCGCAAAACGTACTAGGGAGTTTTCAATGAATAAAACCGATCTGATCAATGCCATCGCCGACAAGGCTGAACTGACCAAGGCCGACGCCGGTCGCGCGCTCGAAGCGTTCTTCGAGGTCGTGCAGAAGTCGCTGAAGAAGGGTGAGGACGTGTCGGTGGTCGGTTTCGGTACCTTCACCGTGCGCAAGCGCGCCGCCCGTACCGGTCGCAACCCGCGCACCAACGAGACGATCAAGATCAAGGCTTCGAAGGTTCCCGCCTTCAAGGCTGGCAAGACGCTCAAGGACGCCCTAAACTGAGCGGCTCACGCTCGGTTTCGGGTGCTTAGCTCAGCGGTAGAGCGCCGCCCTTACAAGGCGATGGTCGTAGGTTCGATCCCTACAGCACCCACCAGAACGATGTGGAGCGGTAGTTCAGTCGGTTAGAATGCTGGCCTGTCACGCCGGAGGTCGCGGGTTCGAGTCCCGTCCGCTCCGCCACGGTTCGCAAGGGCGCCCCTGTGGCGCCCTTGTCGTTTGGACGGCGTTCCGGGGGAATCCGCCGTGACTGGCGCCACGCCGGCACCCAATGATTCATGCAACGTGCGCCGTGTGCGCCGATCAACACTGGCAGGAAGGGTAGGCAATGCTGCAGGCAATGCGTAACAAGATGCATGGATGGCCATCCATCATCGTCCTTGGCGTGTGCGTCTTCGCGGTCGCGTTCTTCGGCATCGAGGGCTACATCATGTCCCGTGCCGAGACCTTCGTGGCGAAGGTGGGCAAGCACGAGATCAGCCAGCAGGATTTCCAGGACCGCATGAACCAGCTGCGCCAGCAGCTGAGCGCCGAGCAGGGCGACAGCTTCGATCCGGACGCGTTCGAGAAGCCGGAAATGAAGCTGAAGGTGCTGGACGGCATGATCGACCAGCAGCTGCTGTTGAAGGCGAACCAGGACTGGGGCATCCGCGTGCCCGACCAGGCCGTGCGCGACTACATCGCCGCGATCCCGGCGTTCCAGATCAATGGCCAGTTCGATCCCGCCACCTACCGCACCCTGCTGGCCGAGCAGCGCAAGACGCCCGACATGTTCCAGGACGACGTGCGCGCCTCGCTGTCCACCCAGGCGCTGCCGAACGCGATCGATGCCAGCACCATCGTCACGGACGCCGAGATCGACCACTTCCTCGACCTGCGCATGCAGCGCCGCGACATCAGCTACGCCGTGCTGCCCAGGCCGCAGCCTGCCGACGCCACCGTCACCGACACGCAGATCGCGGACTATTACAAGGCGCACCTCGCCGACTACATGAATCCCGAGCAGGTGTCGCTGCAGTACCTCGAGGTGAACGGTGCCGACTTGAAGCCGGATGCCGCGCCCAGCGACGCCGACCTGATGAAGCGCTACGAGAGCGAGAAGCAGCGCTACGTGCAGCCCGAGCAGCGCGAGGTGTCGCACATCCTCGTCAACGTGCCCGCGAACGCCACGCCCGAGCAGCAGAAGGCCGCGCTGGCCAAGGCCGACAAGATCGCCGCCGAAGCCACGCCGGAGAACTTCGCCAAGCTGGCCGCGCAGGACTCGGATGACTTGGGTTCGAAGCGCCAGGGCGGCGACCTGGGCTGGCTGCAGAAGGGCGTGACCAATGCCGCCTTCGACACCGTGATGTTCGCGCTGAAGAAGGGCGAGATCTCCAAGCCGGTGCTGACCCCGGACGGCTACGACATCCTCTGGCTGCGCGACACCCGCAGCGGCGAGGCCAAGTCCTTCGCCGAAGTGCGCGACCAGCTGCTGGCCGAGGCCACCGCGGGCGACAAGGACCGCAAGTACAACGAGGTGGCCGGCAAGTTGTCGGACAGCGCCTACCAGAACCCGTCCTCGCTGGAACCGGCCGCGCAGGCGCTGGGCCTTTCGGTCAAGACCACGGCGCTGTTCTCGCGCCAGGGCGGCGAGGGGATTGCCGCCAATCCCAAGGTGACCAAGGCGGCGTTCGCGAACGACGTGCTGGTACAGGGCAACAACTCCAACCTCATCGAGCTCGGCAACGACGACGCGGTGGTGAT encodes the following:
- a CDS encoding SurA N-terminal domain-containing protein, with translation MLQAMRNKMHGWPSIIVLGVCVFAVAFFGIEGYIMSRAETFVAKVGKHEISQQDFQDRMNQLRQQLSAEQGDSFDPDAFEKPEMKLKVLDGMIDQQLLLKANQDWGIRVPDQAVRDYIAAIPAFQINGQFDPATYRTLLAEQRKTPDMFQDDVRASLSTQALPNAIDASTIVTDAEIDHFLDLRMQRRDISYAVLPRPQPADATVTDTQIADYYKAHLADYMNPEQVSLQYLEVNGADLKPDAAPSDADLMKRYESEKQRYVQPEQREVSHILVNVPANATPEQQKAALAKADKIAAEATPENFAKLAAQDSDDLGSKRQGGDLGWLQKGVTNAAFDTVMFALKKGEISKPVLTPDGYDILWLRDTRSGEAKSFAEVRDQLLAEATAGDKDRKYNEVAGKLSDSAYQNPSSLEPAAQALGLSVKTTALFSRQGGEGIAANPKVTKAAFANDVLVQGNNSNLIELGNDDAVVIRVAKHVPAAAKPLAQVHDEIGKTILDQRIAAAAKQQADTLLARLQKGEALAAVAASANAGIKSANEVVRIQADVPAALRDEAFLLPHPAEGKPQYAAVDMHDGSYALLAVDKVQGADLSKVTPEQRNMLRQQMIQAYGAVATQELIKSLRNSTEIKIAKDRM